Proteins from a genomic interval of Bacteroidota bacterium:
- a CDS encoding CSLREA domain-containing protein — protein sequence MRTLLALCGWLLVSLLPANGQKIFTVNSVLDHTDANPGDGQCLTMLESCTLRAAIEEANATGNAFAGPDEIHFSTSLTAPVVIRVGRTTNLALPEIKDRVILDGLSGPGAGIRIEVEDTNWNGFELVLGSAGSVIKGFIIGRVSTAIVIHSDANLIEQNIIGIVPAGEFLNAIGLRVLDGSGNILRNNVIADNSTQVSVSPDASNTVIQANRIGVDMDGNPITNASGIIDSGKNTIIGGPQPEQGNVIGGSVLRTLSLAGEGGIVSNNYIGTNASGAKLGTSDDLGISIYGDHYTIVDNTIGFQRTFLRISNCEGITVQRNYIGTNAAGDDLGVPLPANVNIGIEITNAEDVVVGGKAANQGNVVGNIRGNGIVLHNTALSVVQGNYIGTNRNGANLGNDGHGVLLEETVFDTTIGYSAVDTISTTQQFTNTIAFNGGSGIAIESAPGTRNTSLRGNRMYNNGAIGIDLNVDGVTMNDLDDADEGPNFNQNYPDILVAGYDETQHVLGVEYSIDASNAYVTFPLTVDMYLADDASSGEGKTYLGTHTYVVPGRSERFEVSADGLIWDVRDVLVLTATDPFGNTSEFSATSQPLGAPPSLVSNEDEGAESSELLKYGFALSPAYPNPFNPQTNFTLQVEQHQSVRVTVHDLLGRTVALIHDGPLAAQATHSFTFNAAGLASGSYLLRVAGEHFVDTRNLLLTK from the coding sequence ATGAGAACACTTCTTGCACTATGCGGCTGGCTTTTGGTTAGCCTGCTGCCGGCTAACGGCCAAAAAATTTTTACCGTCAATTCTGTACTCGACCACACTGATGCAAATCCCGGTGATGGGCAGTGCCTCACCATGCTTGAATCCTGCACGCTGCGCGCAGCTATAGAAGAAGCCAATGCTACGGGCAATGCGTTTGCCGGCCCGGATGAAATCCACTTTTCTACTAGCTTGACGGCGCCTGTTGTGATCCGTGTTGGTCGAACTACAAATCTTGCGCTACCCGAAATTAAGGACCGCGTGATACTTGATGGATTAAGCGGGCCGGGTGCCGGCATACGAATCGAAGTGGAGGATACAAACTGGAATGGTTTTGAATTAGTGCTCGGGTCAGCGGGCAGTGTCATCAAGGGTTTTATCATAGGCAGGGTATCAACTGCAATTGTCATTCATAGCGATGCCAATTTGATCGAGCAAAACATCATCGGCATAGTCCCTGCAGGTGAGTTTCTGAATGCTATTGGTCTAAGGGTATTGGATGGGTCAGGTAATATCTTGCGGAACAACGTAATCGCTGACAACAGCACACAAGTATCTGTTTCTCCAGACGCAAGTAACACGGTTATACAGGCAAATCGGATTGGTGTTGATATGGATGGTAATCCCATAACCAATGCCTCTGGGATAATTGATTCAGGCAAAAACACCATCATTGGCGGTCCGCAGCCTGAGCAGGGTAATGTAATTGGAGGAAGTGTGCTTAGAACACTTTCTTTGGCTGGTGAGGGAGGGATTGTCAGCAATAACTATATCGGCACCAATGCCAGTGGCGCAAAGTTGGGGACTAGTGATGATTTGGGGATATCCATATATGGAGACCATTACACTATTGTTGATAATACCATTGGGTTTCAACGTACATTTCTACGGATATCCAATTGTGAAGGTATAACTGTCCAGCGAAATTACATAGGCACCAACGCTGCCGGCGATGATCTTGGTGTTCCTTTGCCGGCCAATGTTAACATTGGTATTGAAATAACAAACGCAGAAGACGTAGTAGTGGGCGGTAAGGCAGCCAATCAAGGGAATGTGGTAGGCAATATTCGAGGTAATGGTATTGTGCTGCACAATACGGCGCTAAGTGTTGTGCAAGGTAACTATATAGGCACGAATCGGAACGGCGCCAATCTCGGCAATGATGGGCATGGTGTTTTGCTTGAAGAAACTGTATTCGATACTACGATTGGATATAGCGCAGTTGATACCATATCTACGACGCAGCAATTTACCAATACTATTGCGTTTAACGGGGGCAGTGGTATTGCCATTGAATCGGCTCCGGGGACACGGAATACGTCTTTGCGCGGAAATCGCATGTATAACAATGGCGCCATCGGTATCGATTTGAATGTCGATGGTGTGACGATGAATGATTTAGATGATGCTGATGAAGGTCCCAATTTCAATCAGAATTATCCGGACATTCTCGTTGCTGGCTATGATGAGACACAGCATGTGCTTGGTGTCGAATATAGCATTGATGCCAGCAACGCCTATGTTACTTTCCCACTGACGGTAGACATGTATCTTGCTGATGATGCGAGCAGTGGCGAAGGCAAGACATACCTGGGGACGCACACATACGTGGTACCTGGTCGATCAGAGCGGTTTGAGGTGTCGGCTGACGGCTTAATATGGGATGTACGTGATGTGCTGGTGCTTACCGCAACAGATCCCTTTGGCAATACCAGCGAATTTAGTGCTACTTCCCAACCCCTTGGAGCGCCGCCATCGCTGGTGTCGAACGAAGATGAAGGAGCCGAATCAAGCGAGTTGTTAAAATATGGCTTCGCGCTTTCTCCAGCGTATCCGAACCCGTTTAACCCGCAAACCAACTTTACGCTACAGGTTGAGCAGCACCAGTCCGTTCGCGTCACCGTACACGATCTATTGGGTCGAACGGTTGCCTTGATCCACGATGGACCGCTTGCTGCCCAGGCTACCCACAGCTTCACTTTTAACGCTGCCGGCCTCGCTTCCGGGAGCTACCTTTTGCGCGTTGCCGGCGAACATTTTGTCGACACACGCAACCTCCTGCTAACCAAATAG
- a CDS encoding ECF-type sigma factor, giving the protein MQEPGTITRWLRQLQEGDTSAFDALIPLMYEELHLIAQQRLKRERANHTLGATALVNEVYLKFVNQQQITPADRGEFMAVASQSMRNILVDYARTKKRQKRGGEQMKVSLETVEAFLSDREADEVLVLDGALARLAAIDERAGQVVQYRFFGGLTLDETAEIMGISKRSVQRCWNTAKAWLRKEVVGKVEG; this is encoded by the coding sequence ATGCAAGAACCAGGAACGATCACACGCTGGCTACGCCAGCTCCAGGAAGGCGACACATCTGCCTTCGATGCGCTTATTCCACTGATGTATGAAGAACTCCATCTTATTGCACAGCAGCGACTCAAACGGGAACGTGCAAACCATACGCTGGGCGCAACGGCACTTGTGAACGAAGTCTACCTGAAGTTTGTCAATCAGCAACAAATTACGCCGGCCGACCGCGGTGAATTCATGGCAGTTGCGAGCCAGTCTATGCGCAACATTCTCGTAGACTACGCAAGAACCAAAAAACGACAGAAACGCGGCGGTGAACAGATGAAGGTATCGCTGGAAACCGTAGAGGCATTTCTTTCGGACAGAGAAGCTGACGAGGTACTCGTGCTCGACGGCGCACTCGCCCGCCTCGCTGCCATCGACGAGCGCGCCGGCCAGGTTGTGCAGTACCGCTTCTTCGGCGGCCTCACGCTCGACGAAACGGCAGAAATTATGGGCATCTCCAAACGCTCTGTCCAACGCTGCTGGAATACGGCAAAAGCCTGGTTAAGGAAAGAGGTTGTAGGGAAGGTTGAAGGTTGA
- a CDS encoding T9SS type A sorting domain-containing protein → MKRYSLYLLLCFFCTISAHAQNIFVVTTSGHGPDINPGDGICATWIGVCTFRAAIEESNATVNVSNSQPDEIHFSPGPFANRINLSGPALVLPDIDDHVIIDGTTAEGGVYIDGTLAAQDDGIVLATGSRKSVIKGLTIGNFSESAILVEGGSDQVIIGNYLGTDQDGNDRGNGFAGIELERSSFSVEIGSSDDPNVIGFNEVGVYLSIYALFTQVENNYVGTNAEGDFLGNNGGIDVYGRSNIVSGNTVGFNQVTGITVDGELNRITANYVGVNEEGDDLGSGIIGIADYGSANEIGGVFNTDGNVIGNNDTGILLAGVAGRVENNYIGTNASGANIGNAGIGIKVNADRYVIGSPVAGNVIGFNEEGINIGWSRALLIRGNYIGVSKSGTPIGNFKAGLRMYDIDDSLIGGDFYGAVNTIGSNGTYGIHVSGSNTNFRVEGNYIGTNSEHQALGNALGGILMDGGFGDSVIGYGLGEVVDHTKMGKANYIFFNKGPAVGVIGLGSHPHTIRGNATGENDGIGIDLKLDGNTPNDEFDDDTGANTLLNSPDIGEVLFNSATGQLEFTFIHTADTMYAAYPLTLDFYIEDQSAFASQGVQHIASTSYINPQDLAVLTVDTTGLGVHLEDVMFTATATDSLGNTSEFGGAVGVSNLAALEPSLVLTEQMDTHELKPAFPNPFNPSTSFELLLREDGPVQIAVHDMLGRRVATLHDGMLEGARVHTFTFNAAGLASGSYLLRVQGDRFVETRQLQLVK, encoded by the coding sequence ATGAAACGCTATTCCCTATACCTCTTGCTCTGCTTTTTTTGTACGATCTCCGCGCATGCACAAAACATATTTGTGGTTACTACCTCAGGTCATGGCCCTGATATCAATCCGGGTGATGGGATTTGTGCCACCTGGATTGGTGTCTGCACGTTCCGGGCGGCCATCGAGGAATCAAATGCGACGGTTAATGTGAGCAATTCGCAGCCTGACGAAATTCATTTTTCACCTGGACCCTTTGCAAACCGCATAAATTTATCTGGGCCGGCGCTTGTGCTGCCTGATATCGACGATCATGTCATTATCGATGGCACAACCGCAGAAGGGGGCGTTTATATCGATGGTACATTAGCCGCCCAGGACGACGGTATTGTATTGGCAACGGGATCAAGGAAAAGCGTTATAAAAGGATTAACGATCGGAAATTTTTCAGAGAGCGCTATTCTGGTAGAGGGGGGCTCAGACCAGGTTATCATAGGCAACTATCTGGGTACTGATCAGGACGGGAATGACAGAGGAAATGGGTTTGCCGGCATAGAGCTTGAACGGTCCAGTTTTTCCGTAGAAATCGGTTCGTCAGATGATCCCAATGTGATAGGGTTCAACGAAGTTGGGGTTTATTTGTCTATTTATGCACTGTTTACCCAGGTTGAAAATAACTATGTAGGTACCAATGCTGAAGGCGATTTTTTGGGTAACAATGGGGGCATTGATGTTTATGGAAGGTCAAATATCGTCTCAGGAAATACTGTGGGCTTTAATCAGGTAACAGGTATTACAGTTGATGGAGAACTCAACCGGATTACTGCAAATTATGTCGGCGTGAACGAAGAAGGAGATGATCTGGGGAGTGGTATCATAGGCATAGCTGATTACGGGAGCGCGAATGAAATAGGAGGGGTATTCAACACTGACGGTAATGTGATTGGTAACAATGACACAGGTATTTTGCTTGCGGGGGTAGCAGGACGGGTAGAAAATAATTATATCGGTACGAACGCATCAGGTGCAAATATTGGAAACGCTGGCATAGGAATTAAGGTGAACGCGGACCGCTACGTGATCGGTAGTCCGGTAGCCGGAAATGTCATTGGATTTAATGAGGAAGGCATCAACATAGGTTGGAGCCGGGCGCTGCTCATTCGTGGCAACTACATTGGCGTGAGCAAATCAGGGACACCCATTGGCAATTTTAAAGCTGGTCTTCGAATGTATGACATCGATGATAGTTTAATCGGCGGTGATTTTTATGGCGCAGTCAATACGATTGGCAGCAATGGTACATACGGAATTCATGTCTCCGGAAGTAACACGAACTTCCGTGTCGAAGGTAATTACATTGGCACGAACTCAGAACATCAGGCGCTGGGTAACGCGTTGGGCGGGATCTTAATGGATGGTGGTTTTGGCGACAGTGTTATCGGATATGGTTTGGGGGAGGTTGTTGACCACACAAAAATGGGCAAAGCCAATTATATCTTCTTCAACAAAGGGCCGGCCGTTGGCGTAATTGGATTGGGTAGTCACCCGCATACCATTCGAGGCAATGCAACAGGCGAAAATGATGGCATTGGCATTGACCTTAAGTTAGATGGCAATACCCCCAATGACGAGTTTGACGATGATACTGGCGCAAATACGCTCCTCAATTCTCCTGATATCGGAGAAGTCTTGTTCAACAGTGCAACGGGCCAACTCGAATTTACTTTTATCCACACGGCTGACACCATGTACGCTGCGTATCCGCTCACGCTGGATTTTTATATAGAAGATCAGTCTGCATTCGCCAGTCAAGGTGTACAACACATAGCCAGTACATCATATATCAATCCCCAGGATCTGGCTGTGCTTACTGTGGACACCACGGGATTGGGCGTTCATTTGGAAGACGTCATGTTTACCGCAACAGCAACGGACTCTCTGGGCAATACAAGTGAATTTGGCGGGGCCGTTGGCGTTTCCAATCTGGCTGCCCTGGAGCCATCGCTGGTACTAACTGAGCAGATGGATACCCATGAGTTAAAGCCGGCTTTTCCCAACCCGTTTAACCCGAGCACCAGTTTCGAATTGCTTTTGCGCGAGGATGGTCCTGTGCAGATTGCTGTCCACGATATGCTGGGCCGGCGGGTTGCCACCTTACACGACGGCATGTTGGAAGGCGCAAGGGTGCATACTTTCACCTTTAACGCTGCCGGCCTCGCCTCAGGCAGTTACCTGCTCCGGGTACAGGGAGATCGCTTTGTTGAGACCCGGCAATTGCAGCTGGTGAAGTAG
- a CDS encoding T9SS type A sorting domain-containing protein: MKTLFATLLLCLFVLSPAYAQHVFVVSSPRGYADLLPGDGDCRSLFGPCTLRAAIQEANALANSPDGPDEIHFSSTLDSSFVIAMSVNVLPAITDALVIDGTTAPGSVFLDGASIAGNGITLAAGSDGSTIKGMTIGNFPEVGIYVESEENTILVNYLGTNAAGDDLGNGGAGLYLSEDGGENIVGGRDAGNVIGFNGDAGVFIASSRNVVAGNFIGTDVEYRPLGNQRQGITVSRGFSNVIGEPDAGNFIGFNVGDGIQLWSGGVAIRSTVIQHNYIGTNAQGDPMGNGATSIGSPAGISVHFAEETTITHNVIGFSQGAGIDVGGPFSTIKSNYVGVGFGGENIGNGNEGIRLSSSGNQVGGNLPEDGNVIGFNENGIELVFGSETVPNNNIIENNFVGTTRIWTNAGNTGFGIWVTDGENNLVGLPGSGNVVGFNKTGIAVWSSERNLIRSNFIGTNADGLPMGNLEVGLHMSDCEEEQIGGRGFGQGNVIGFNGTAGIESTECEGMIIEGNYIGTNAAGEDLGNAGYGITLGLASSNTIIGYAPHDPIIEAEARGNHILYNRGGGVALPSEFRSHANTIRGNVIGNNLGLGIDLFNEGFLINDNEDTDDGPNTLLNHPEWQSLNYNAAQKQLEIVYTLDVASTAAVFPLTIDLYLGDGSADTQGKKYVGSHSYEVPGEAAVFAVDTTGLALKLDDVFVATATDSLGNTSEFSKATAPVSSWAAAATFVQDDEAAQPQTYALSPAYPNPFNPTTSFSLEVADVAPVRIAVFDLLGREVALLHDAPLSAGVRHTFTFDAAGLSSGTYLLHVQADAFRAVRMLTLLK; this comes from the coding sequence ATGAAAACACTTTTTGCAACGCTTTTGCTCTGTTTATTCGTCTTATCACCTGCATACGCACAGCACGTTTTTGTCGTCAGTAGTCCTAGAGGATATGCAGATTTACTGCCGGGAGACGGCGATTGTCGCAGTTTATTCGGTCCCTGTACGTTACGTGCTGCGATTCAGGAAGCCAATGCGCTTGCCAATAGCCCGGATGGACCCGATGAAATTCATTTTTCATCCACGCTGGATTCTTCCTTTGTAATTGCCATGTCGGTAAACGTTTTGCCGGCAATCACGGATGCCCTCGTGATTGATGGGACCACGGCGCCCGGATCTGTTTTTTTGGATGGAGCGTCCATCGCCGGTAATGGCATTACCCTGGCAGCGGGCTCGGATGGTAGCACCATCAAGGGCATGACCATCGGTAATTTCCCGGAAGTCGGCATTTATGTCGAAAGCGAGGAAAATACCATTCTTGTTAATTATCTGGGGACAAATGCGGCGGGTGATGATTTGGGAAATGGGGGCGCCGGACTGTATCTGTCGGAGGATGGGGGTGAGAATATTGTAGGCGGTCGAGATGCGGGCAACGTTATCGGCTTTAACGGAGACGCAGGTGTTTTCATTGCATCATCGCGCAATGTTGTCGCCGGCAACTTCATCGGTACCGATGTTGAATACCGGCCACTTGGCAATCAGCGGCAGGGCATTACGGTGTCGCGCGGTTTTTCGAACGTTATAGGAGAGCCTGATGCCGGCAACTTTATTGGATTTAATGTGGGGGACGGTATTCAGCTGTGGAGTGGCGGTGTTGCGATCCGGTCAACGGTAATTCAACACAATTACATTGGCACCAACGCACAGGGGGATCCCATGGGGAACGGTGCAACCAGCATTGGCTCACCTGCTGGTATCTCTGTTCATTTCGCCGAGGAAACTACGATCACCCATAATGTAATAGGGTTTAGTCAGGGTGCTGGCATTGATGTAGGAGGCCCATTTTCGACCATTAAATCCAACTACGTCGGCGTTGGCTTCGGCGGTGAAAATATTGGCAACGGAAATGAGGGCATACGGTTAAGCAGTTCCGGTAACCAGGTAGGCGGGAATTTACCTGAAGATGGCAATGTCATTGGGTTTAATGAGAACGGTATTGAGTTGGTTTTTGGAAGCGAGACCGTACCGAACAACAACATCATCGAAAACAATTTTGTTGGAACGACACGTATCTGGACCAACGCGGGCAACACCGGCTTTGGGATTTGGGTAACGGATGGCGAAAACAACCTTGTTGGCTTGCCCGGGTCAGGTAATGTTGTTGGCTTTAACAAGACCGGAATTGCTGTATGGAGCAGTGAACGCAACCTGATACGCAGCAATTTCATCGGGACCAATGCGGACGGGTTGCCCATGGGAAATCTTGAAGTGGGATTGCATATGTCGGATTGTGAAGAGGAGCAAATTGGTGGTCGCGGATTTGGTCAGGGCAACGTTATTGGGTTTAACGGAACTGCCGGGATTGAATCGACTGAATGTGAAGGGATGATAATTGAAGGCAACTATATCGGCACCAATGCTGCGGGGGAGGACCTGGGTAATGCGGGATATGGCATCACCCTGGGTTTGGCGTCATCCAATACCATAATTGGCTATGCACCCCACGATCCTATTATTGAAGCTGAAGCAAGGGGCAACCATATACTGTACAACCGCGGCGGTGGTGTTGCTTTACCCTCTGAATTTCGCAGCCACGCTAACACGATTCGGGGCAATGTAATTGGCAACAACCTCGGGTTGGGCATCGACTTGTTCAATGAGGGTTTTTTGATCAATGACAATGAAGATACTGACGATGGACCCAACACCTTGCTCAATCACCCCGAGTGGCAATCGCTGAATTACAACGCGGCGCAAAAGCAGCTTGAAATTGTCTACACGTTGGATGTAGCCAGCACAGCGGCTGTGTTTCCCTTGACCATCGACTTGTACCTTGGCGATGGTTCAGCAGATACGCAGGGCAAGAAGTATGTCGGTAGCCATAGCTATGAGGTGCCCGGAGAAGCGGCTGTCTTTGCCGTAGACACCACCGGGTTGGCGTTGAAACTCGACGATGTATTTGTTGCTACGGCGACGGATTCATTGGGCAATACAAGCGAGTTTAGCAAAGCCACCGCGCCGGTCTCGAGTTGGGCTGCAGCGGCAACGTTTGTGCAAGATGACGAGGCGGCGCAGCCGCAAACGTACGCGCTATCACCCGCCTATCCGAATCCGTTTAATCCCACCACTTCGTTCTCGCTGGAAGTTGCCGATGTAGCGCCCGTTCGCATCGCCGTGTTTGATTTGCTTGGTCGCGAAGTTGCCCTGTTACACGACGCGCCGCTTTCAGCAGGCGTCCGGCATACGTTCACTTTTGACGCTGCCGGCTTGTCTAGCGGAACGTACCTGCTCCACGTGCAGGCAGATGCATTTCGAGCGGTCCGCATGCTCACGCTGCTGAAGTAA
- a CDS encoding ECF-type sigma factor, translating into MQETGTVTVWLRRLSDGDASALDELVPLIYDELHRVAQHRINRERKGHTFGATALVNEVYLRLVNGKQLDMADRNDFMAVASQTMRNILVDYARKKNRVKRGGGQASVPLEKVEAFLTQEESEEVLLLDAVLTRLMDINERAGQVVQHRFFGGLTLDETAEVLGLSKRSVQRSWVVAKAWLRKEMAGESDRLIEPE; encoded by the coding sequence ATGCAAGAAACAGGCACAGTCACGGTATGGCTTCGCCGGCTCAGCGATGGCGACGCGTCAGCCCTCGATGAATTGGTCCCGCTCATCTACGACGAACTGCATCGGGTAGCCCAGCACCGCATCAACCGCGAACGCAAAGGACACACATTCGGTGCAACAGCGTTGGTGAACGAGGTTTATTTGCGGCTGGTGAACGGCAAACAACTTGACATGGCAGACCGCAATGACTTCATGGCCGTTGCGAGCCAAACCATGCGTAATATCCTTGTGGATTATGCGCGCAAAAAGAACCGTGTTAAGCGAGGCGGTGGCCAGGCCAGCGTACCGCTGGAAAAAGTAGAAGCTTTCCTCACGCAGGAGGAATCAGAAGAAGTATTGCTACTAGACGCGGTACTGACGCGGCTCATGGACATCAACGAACGGGCCGGCCAGGTGGTACAACACAGGTTCTTTGGTGGCCTTACGCTCGACGAAACGGCTGAAGTATTGGGGCTTTCCAAGCGATCAGTCCAGCGATCCTGGGTTGTAGCTAAGGCCTGGTTGCGCAAAGAAATGGCCGGCGAAAGCGACCGCTTGATAGAGCCAGAGTAA
- a CDS encoding serine/threonine-protein kinase, with protein sequence MDANRWQQLENLFISALTLEGKEQAEFLDKACGDDAALRHELESMLHVDQDSVAFALENKLLNEEAPAQSRAADLIGSRIGPYRLEELLGEGGMGEVYLAQRNDGQYDQKVALKLVRPGYRSADLFRRFRMERQVLARLSHPNITQLLDGGIDNDGRPYLVMQYVEGLPITKFCDKHALSIEERLGLFRTVCAAVQHAHINLVVHRDIKPSNILVTEGGVVKLLDFGIAKLLAPDLQTSVALTQSRVRLMTPEYAAPEQVQGANITTATDVYALGVLLYEMLTGRRPYQLDKKILSEVERIICEETPLRPSTSLTEATHTKASIEAISSARRTGAARLRRTLQGDLDNIVLMALRKEPTRRYASAEQFAQDIQRYLEGLPVSAQKDRLSYRFKKFVFRHQTVVAVASAAFLLAIGFGIAMSIQARNLAIQRDLAQSEATKAQQVSAFLENMFEASDPLAVNTERRDTLRVRALLDIGVKNLHEELADQPQVKASLLHVLGNVYNGLGDPVAALPLLDEALSIRTTLYSGDHAEIAESMAGKSNILRQQGKFNEAEPLILDALAMNTRLAGAEHISIADDLQDLGVLRQRQGRYVEADSLFRASYQLRSTLLGPAHWDVASDLNNIATVQYLSANFETADSLFREVIAIRSQLRDFTHPDIVSAQGNLATTLRRQGKLDEAIALSQSVLENLRNRLGPVHPMIAGSLNNLGQLFKTQQKYAEAETHYKASLAMYQQVHGSSHPNIALILHNLGALYKAMRAYDEGFAHYEQALQMRRALFGNTHPAVAATLNNLGILLKSKRDYAGAEPYLREALAVNRKLLGADHPRIGITMDSLGDLLIKTGKYAEADSMLHGAKKILLAQFGPDNRIVKNNQKSLELLAEKQQNNQ encoded by the coding sequence ATGGACGCTAACCGCTGGCAACAACTCGAAAACCTTTTTATTTCAGCACTCACACTGGAAGGCAAGGAACAAGCAGAATTCCTCGACAAGGCCTGCGGTGATGATGCTGCCCTGCGACACGAACTCGAATCGATGTTGCATGTCGACCAGGACAGCGTTGCTTTTGCCCTGGAAAACAAGTTGTTAAACGAAGAAGCGCCGGCGCAGTCACGGGCTGCAGACCTGATCGGCTCTCGTATTGGGCCTTACCGTCTCGAGGAATTGCTCGGAGAAGGGGGCATGGGTGAAGTATACCTGGCACAACGCAACGATGGGCAGTACGACCAAAAAGTAGCGCTCAAATTAGTGCGACCAGGTTACCGAAGTGCGGACCTATTCCGCAGGTTTCGCATGGAGCGCCAGGTACTGGCGCGTTTATCGCATCCCAATATCACCCAATTGCTGGATGGTGGCATCGATAACGATGGCCGGCCTTATCTGGTGATGCAATATGTGGAAGGGCTCCCCATCACCAAGTTTTGTGATAAACACGCGCTCTCCATCGAGGAACGTCTGGGTTTATTCCGCACCGTCTGTGCGGCAGTGCAGCATGCACACATCAATCTGGTTGTACATCGCGACATCAAGCCCTCCAATATTCTCGTCACCGAGGGCGGCGTCGTAAAACTACTCGATTTTGGTATTGCAAAGCTGCTTGCGCCAGATTTGCAAACGTCTGTTGCGCTCACGCAAAGCAGGGTTCGCCTGATGACACCGGAATATGCTGCACCCGAGCAAGTCCAGGGTGCAAACATCACGACGGCCACCGATGTCTATGCATTGGGTGTACTACTATATGAAATGTTGACAGGCCGGCGACCTTACCAGTTAGACAAAAAAATCCTATCGGAAGTCGAGCGCATCATATGCGAAGAAACACCTCTCCGGCCAAGTACATCGCTTACCGAAGCAACCCACACCAAGGCTTCCATCGAAGCAATTAGTAGCGCACGCCGGACAGGTGCTGCGCGGCTCCGCAGAACCCTCCAGGGTGATCTGGACAATATCGTACTCATGGCCCTCCGCAAAGAACCAACACGGCGGTATGCTTCAGCAGAACAGTTTGCACAAGATATCCAACGCTACCTGGAAGGCCTTCCTGTCTCCGCACAAAAAGATCGCTTAAGCTACCGGTTCAAAAAGTTTGTTTTTCGTCATCAAACTGTCGTAGCAGTAGCCAGCGCAGCATTTCTGTTGGCCATCGGTTTTGGCATCGCGATGTCAATCCAGGCGCGAAACTTGGCCATTCAACGGGACCTTGCGCAATCTGAAGCAACCAAAGCACAGCAGGTCTCGGCCTTCCTCGAAAACATGTTTGAAGCTTCCGATCCACTCGCCGTAAATACCGAGCGACGCGACACCTTGCGGGTTCGTGCACTACTTGATATCGGCGTCAAGAACTTGCACGAAGAGCTCGCGGATCAACCCCAGGTCAAAGCTTCGCTCCTTCATGTGCTGGGCAATGTCTACAACGGCCTTGGTGATCCAGTTGCAGCCCTGCCTTTGCTAGATGAGGCCCTGTCAATACGAACAACGTTGTATTCTGGTGATCATGCAGAAATTGCAGAAAGCATGGCTGGGAAATCTAACATCCTACGCCAACAGGGAAAGTTCAACGAAGCGGAGCCGCTAATCCTGGATGCGCTGGCAATGAACACCCGGCTCGCGGGTGCAGAGCATATTTCAATTGCAGACGACTTACAAGATTTAGGGGTACTCCGACAGCGCCAGGGCCGTTATGTTGAGGCCGATTCATTATTCCGCGCCTCGTACCAGCTTCGGAGTACGTTGCTAGGACCAGCACACTGGGATGTTGCATCTGACCTGAACAACATCGCAACCGTGCAATACCTGAGCGCTAACTTCGAAACTGCCGACTCACTTTTTCGGGAGGTGATTGCGATCAGGAGCCAGCTGCGAGACTTCACCCACCCTGACATTGTGTCCGCGCAAGGCAATCTGGCGACTACCCTGAGACGACAAGGAAAGCTCGATGAAGCCATTGCTTTGAGTCAATCCGTACTCGAAAACCTGAGAAACCGCCTTGGACCGGTCCATCCCATGATTGCCGGAAGCCTCAACAATCTTGGGCAATTGTTCAAGACACAGCAAAAGTATGCAGAGGCTGAAACCCATTACAAAGCAAGCCTTGCGATGTACCAACAAGTGCATGGCAGTTCGCACCCCAACATCGCGCTGATCCTGCATAATCTGGGCGCACTCTACAAGGCCATGCGTGCGTATGATGAGGGCTTTGCCCATTACGAGCAAGCACTGCAAATGCGCAGGGCCTTATTTGGCAATACACATCCTGCTGTTGCCGCTACACTCAATAATCTGGGTATCCTGCTGAAATCTAAAAGGGACTACGCCGGTGCTGAACCCTACCTACGCGAAGCGCTGGCTGTAAACAGAAAATTGCTCGGCGCCGATCATCCCCGTATTGGGATCACAATGGATAGCCTTGGCGACTTACTCATCAAAACAGGTAAGTATGCGGAAGCAGACTCAATGCTGCACGGCGCAAAAAAAATACTCCTCGCACAGTTTGGTCCAGACAACAGGATTGTCAAGAACAATCAGAAATCGCTGGAATTGCTGGCGGAGAAACAGCAAAACAACCAGTAG